In the genome of Saccopteryx leptura isolate mSacLep1 chromosome 10, mSacLep1_pri_phased_curated, whole genome shotgun sequence, one region contains:
- the USP19 gene encoding ubiquitin carboxyl-terminal hydrolase 19 isoform X15, with product MSGGASATGPRRGPPGLEEATSKKKQKDRANQENKDGDPRRGGSVSTAREEQTKDELLLDWRQSADEVIVKLRVGAGPLQLEEVDAAFTNTDCVVRLPDGRQWGGVFYAEIEGSSAKVQARKGGLLQLALPKKVPMLTWPSLLKKPLGTQELVPGLKCQENGQESSPIALELGPEPRRAKQEARNQKRAQGRGEVGAGTGPGAQAGPSAKRAVHLRRGPEGEGSRDGPGPQGDAPAFLAEPAIQAEAEEQLRVPPLNPQTGLLGSGEENLALLSGEKPVSPRNDPVSPAMTRSRDPEKGDRSKEEMALAADAASLVDEPESMVSLPFVKNDSYEKGPDSVVVHVYVKEICRDISRVLFREQDFTLIFQTRDGNFLRLHPGCGPHTIFRWQVKLRNLIEPEQCTFCFTASRIDICLRKRQSQRWGGLEAPATRVGGAKVAVPTGPTPLDSTPPGGAPHPLTVQEEARAVEKEKPKTRSEDTGLDGVAARTPMEHVAPKPEPHLASPKPTCMVPPMPHSPVSGDSVEEEEEEEKKVCLPGFTGLVNLGNTCFMNSVIQSLSNTRELRDFFHDRSFEAEINYNNPLGTGGRLAIGFAVLLRALWKGTHHAFQPSKLKAIVASKASQFTGFAQHDAQEFMAFLLDGLHEDLNRIQNKPYTETVDSDGRPDEVVAEEAWQRHKMRNDSFIVDLFQGQYKSKLVCPMCAKVSITFDPFLYLPVPLPQKQKVLPVFYFAREPHSKPIKFLVSISKENSSASEVLDSLSQSVHVKPENLRLAEVIKNRFHRVFLPSHSLDTVSPSDTLLCFELLSPELAKERVVVLEVQQRPQVPSIPISKCAACQRKQQSEDEKLKRCTRCYRVGYCNQLCQKTHWPDHKGLCRPENIGYPFLVSVPASRLTYARLAQLLEGYARYSVSVFQPPFQPGRMALESQGPGCTSLHSTSSLEAGDSEREPISIQPPELQPVTPVAEGDTVVPRAWAAPDRVPAPSTSGISSEILASGPIEVGSLPAGERVSRPEAAVPGYQHPSESMNSHTPQFFIYKIDASNREQRLEDKGDTPLDLGDDCSLALVWRNNERLQEFVLVASKELECAEDLGSAGEAARAGHFTLDQCLTLFTRPEVLAPEEAWYCPQCKQHREASKQLLLWRLPNVLIVQLKRFSFRSFIWRDKINDLVEFPVRNLDLSKFCIGQKEEQLPSYDLYAVINHYGGMIGGHYTACARLPNERSSQRSDVGWRLFDDSTVTTVDESQVVTRYAYVLFYRRRNSPVERPPRAGTSEHLPDMGPAAEAAASQGLGPGPAPEVAPTRTAPERFAPPVDCPAPTYSNMEEVD from the exons ATGTCTGGCGGGGCTAGTGCTACAGGCCCAAGAAGAGGGCCCCCAGGACTGGAGGAGGCCACCAGTAAGAAGAAGCAGAAGGATCGAGCAAACCAGGAGAACAAGGATGGAGATCCTAGGAGAGGTG GGTCAGTGTCCACTGCTCGGGAGGAACAGACCAAAGACG AGTTGTTGCTTGATTGGAGGCAGAGTGCAGATGAAGTGATTGTCAAGCTGCGTGTAGGAGCGGGTCCCCTGCAGCTGGAGGAGGTGGATGCTGCTTTCACGAACACAGACTGTGTGGTGCGGCTTCCAG ATGGTCGGCAGTGGGGTGGTGTTTTCTATGCTGAGATAGAAGGTTCTAGCGCCAAAGTGCAGGCTCGTAAAGGTGGCCTCCTGCAGCTGGCACTGCCCAAGAAGGTGCCTATGCTCACATGGCCCTCTCTCCTG AAGAAACCTCTGGGGACGCAGGAGTTGGTGCCAGGGCTGAAGTGCCAGGAGAATGGGCAGGAGTCGTCTCCCATTGCCCTGGAGCTGGGCCCTGAGCCCCGCCGGGCCAAGCAGGAGGCCCGGAACCAGAAGCGGGCCCAGGGCCGTGGTGAGGTAGGGGCGGGGACTGGCCCTGGGGCCCAGGCGGGGCCCAGTGCCAAGAGGGCTGTGCATCTCCGAAGAGGGCCAGAGGGAGAAGGGTCCAGAGATGGCCCTGGACCCCAGGGCGATGCCCCCGCCTTCCTGGCTGAGCCAGCCATCCAG GCTGAGGCTGAGGAACAGCTCCGGGTACCACCATTGAACCCCCAGACCGGCCTCCTGGGCTCAGGAGAGGAGAATCTAGCACTTTTGTCAGGAGAGAAGCCAGTGTCCCCCAGGAATGACCCAGTCTCTCCAGCCATGACCCGAAGCAGAGACCCTGAGAAAGGTGACCGTTCCAAAGAGGAGATGGCGCTGGCAGCAGATGCTGCGTCCTTGGTGGATG AGCCCGAGTCCATGGTGAGCCTACCGTTTGTCAAGAACGACTCCTATGAGAAGGGGCCTGACTCGGTGGTGGTGCACGTGTACGTGAAGGAAATCTGCAGGGACATCTCTCGAGTGCTTTTCCGCGAGCAGGACTTCACCCTGATCTTCCagaccag GGACGGGAACTTCCTGAGACTGCACCCGGGCTGCGGGCCCCATACCATCTTCCGTTGGCAGGTGAAGCTCAG GAACCTGATTGAGCCAGAGCAGTGTACCTTCTGCTTCACAGCTTCTCGCATTGACATTTGCCTCCGGAAGCGGCAGAGTCAACGCTGGGGGGGGCTGGAGGCCCCAGCTACACGAG TGGGTGGTGCAAAGGTTGCCGTGCCGACAGGCCCAACCCCTCTGGATTCAACCCCACCGGGAGGTGCCCCACACCCCCTGACGGTCCAGGAGGAAGCCCGGGCTGTGGAGAAGGAGAAACCGAAGACTCGATCTGAGGACACAGGCCTGGATGGTGTGGCAGCTCGTACCCCCATGGAACATGTCGCCCCAAAGCCAGAACCTCACTTGGCCTCA CCCAAGCCCACATGCATGGTGCCTCCAATGCCCCACAGCCCTGTGAGCGGAGACAgtgtggaggaagaggaagaggaagagaagaaggtgtGTCTGCCAGGCTTCACTGGCCTTGTCAATCTAGGCAACACCTGCTTCATGAATAGCGTCATTCAATCTTTGTCCAACACTCGGGAGCTCCGGGACTTCTTCCATG ACCGCTCCTTTGAGGCCGAAATCAACTATAACAACCCACTGGGGACAGGTGGGCGTCTAGCCATTGGCTTTGCCGTGCTGCTCCGGGCACTGTGGAAGGGCACCCACCATGCCTTCCAGCCTTCCAAGTTAAAG GCCATTGTGGCCAGCAAGGCCAGCCAGTTCACAGGCTTTGCGCAGCATGATGCCCAGGAGTTCATGGCTTTTCTGCTGGACGGGCTGCATGAGGACCTGAACCGCATTCAGAATAAGCCCTACACGGAGACCGTGGACTCCGATGGCCGGCCCGACGAG GTGGTGGCTGAGGAAGCATGGCAGAGACACAAGATGAGGAATGACTCTTTCATCGTGGACCTGTTCCAGGGCCAGTACAAGTCAAAGCTGGTGTGCCCCATGTGCGCCAAG GTCTCCATCACGTTTGACCCATTCCTCTACCTGCCGGTGCCCTTGCCACAGAAGCAGAAGGTTCTGCCCGTCTTCTATTTTGCCCGGGAGCCCCACAGTAAGCCCATCAAG TTCCTGGTGAGCATCAGCAAAGAGAACTCCAGCGCGAGCGAGGTGCTGGACTCCCTCTCCCAGAGTGTCCATGTGAAGCCCGAGAACCTGCGTCTGGCCGAG GTGATTAAGAATCGTTTCCATCGTGTGTTCTTGCCCTCCCACTCCCTGGACACTGTGTCCCCATCGGACACACTCCTCTGCTTTGAGCTGTTGTCCCCAGAGCTGGCTAAGGAGCGGGTGGTAGTGCTCGAGGTGCAGCAG CGCCCCCAGGTGCCCAGCATTCCCATCTCCAAGTGCGCAGCCTGCCAACGGAAGCAACAGTCCGAGGATGAGAAGCTGAAACGCTGTACTCGGTGCTACCGCGTGGGCTACTGCAACCA gctcTGCCAGAAAACCCACTGGCCTGACCACAAGGGCCTCTGCCGCCCTGAGAACATCGGTTACCCCTTCCTGGTCAGCGTACCTGCCTCACGCCTCACTTACGCTCGTCTTGCTCAGTTGCTAGAGGGCTATGCCCG GTATTCTGTGAGTGTATTCCAGCCTCCCTTCCAGCCTGGCCGCATGGCCTTGGAGTCTCAGGGCCCTGGGTGCACCTCATTGCACTCCACTAGCTCCCTGGAGGCTGGGGACAGCGAGAGGGAACCCATCTCCATTCAGCCGCCTGAGCTCCAGCCGGTGACCCCTGTGGCTGAGGGGGACACAGTGGTTCCCCGGGCATGGGCAGCCCCTGATCGGGTCCCTGCGCCCAGCACCAGTGGAATTTCTTCTGAGATTCTGGCCAGTGGGCCCATTGAAGTTGGTTCCTTGCCAGCTGGTGAGAGGGTATCCCGGCCCGAAG CTGCTGTGCCTGGGTACCAGCACCCAAGTGAATCCATGAATTCCCACACACCCCagttctttatctataaaattgaCGCGTCCAACCGGGAGCAGCGGCTGGAGGATAAAG GAGATACCCCGTTGGATCTGGGCGATGACTGCAGCCTGGCCCTTGTCTGGCGGAACAATGAGCGCCTACAGGAGTTCGTATTGGTGGCCTCCAAGGAGCTGGAGTGTGCCGAGGACCTGGGTTCTGCTGGGGAGGCTGCCCGTGCTGGCCACTTCACTCTGGACCAGTGCCTCACCCTCTTCACGCGGCCCGAAGTGCTGGCGCCCGAGGAGGCTTG GTACTGCCCGCAGTGCAAACAACACCGGGAGGCCTCCAAGCAGCTTCTGCTCTGGCGCCTGCCGAACGTGCTCATTGTGCAGCTTAAGCGCTTCTCCTTTCGCAGTTTTATTTGGCGTGACAAGATCAATGACTTGGTGGAGTTCCCTGTTCG GAACCTGGACCTGAGCAAATTCTGCATTGGTCAGAAAGAGGAGCAGTTGCCCAGCTACGACCTGTATGCTGTCATCAACCACTACGGAGGCATGATTGGTGGCCACTACACAGCCTGTGCACGCCTGCCCAATGAGCGCAGCAGCCAGCGCAGTGACGTGG GCTGGCGCTTGTTTGATGATAGCACGGTGACAACAGTAGACGAGAGCCAGGTTGTGACGCGTTACGCCTATGTCCTCTTCTACCGCCGGCGGAACTCTCCTGTGGAGAGGCCTCCCCGGGCAGGTACCTCTGAGCACCTCCCAGACATGGGCCCTGCAGCCGAGGCTGCTGCCAGCCAG GGACTAGGCCCTGGCCCGGCCCCCGAGGTGGCCCCCACGCGGACAGCCCCTGAACGCTTCGCCCCCCCTGTGgactgcccagcccccacctaCAGCAACATGGAGGAGGTCGATTAG
- the USP19 gene encoding ubiquitin carboxyl-terminal hydrolase 19 isoform X6 yields MSGGASATGPRRGPPGLEEATSKKKQKDRANQENKDGDPRRGGSVSTAREEQTKDELLLDWRQSADEVIVKLRVGAGPLQLEEVDAAFTNTDCVVRLPDGRQWGGVFYAEIEGSSAKVQARKGGLLQLALPKKVPMLTWPSLLKPLGTQELVPGLKCQENGQESSPIALELGPEPRRAKQEARNQKRAQGRGEVGAGTGPGAQAGPSAKRAVHLRRGPEGEGSRDGPGPQGDAPAFLAEPAIQAEAEEQLRVPPLNPQTGLLGSGEENLALLSGEKPVSPRNDPVSPAMTRSRDPEKGDRSKEEMALAADAASLVDEPESMVSLPFVKNDSYEKGPDSVVVHVYVKEICRDISRVLFREQDFTLIFQTRDGNFLRLHPGCGPHTIFRWQVKLRNLIEPEQCTFCFTASRIDICLRKRQSQRWGGLEAPATRGAVGGAKVAVPTGPTPLDSTPPGGAPHPLTVQEEARAVEKEKPKTRSEDTGLDGVAARTPMEHVAPKPEPHLASPKPTCMVPPMPHSPVSGDSVEEEEEEEKKVCLPGFTGLVNLGNTCFMNSVIQSLSNTRELRDFFHDRSFEAEINYNNPLGTGGRLAIGFAVLLRALWKGTHHAFQPSKLKAIVASKASQFTGFAQHDAQEFMAFLLDGLHEDLNRIQNKPYTETVDSDGRPDEVVAEEAWQRHKMRNDSFIVDLFQGQYKSKLVCPMCAKVSITFDPFLYLPVPLPQKQKVLPVFYFAREPHSKPIKFLVSISKENSSASEVLDSLSQSVHVKPENLRLAEVIKNRFHRVFLPSHSLDTVSPSDTLLCFELLSPELAKERVVVLEVQQRPQVPSIPISKCAACQRKQQSEDEKLKRCTRCYRVGYCNQLCQKTHWPDHKGLCRPENIGYPFLVSVPASRLTYARLAQLLEGYARYSVSVFQPPFQPGRMALESQGPGCTSLHSTSSLEAGDSEREPISIQPPELQPVTPVAEGDTVVPRAWAAPDRVPAPSTSGISSEILASGPIEVGSLPAGERVSRPEAAVPGYQHPSESMNSHTPQFFIYKIDASNREQRLEDKGDTPLDLGDDCSLALVWRNNERLQEFVLVASKELECAEDLGSAGEAARAGHFTLDQCLTLFTRPEVLAPEEAWYCPQCKQHREASKQLLLWRLPNVLIVQLKRFSFRSFIWRDKINDLVEFPVRNLDLSKFCIGQKEEQLPSYDLYAVINHYGGMIGGHYTACARLPNERSSQRSDVGWRLFDDSTVTTVDESQVVTRYAYVLFYRRRNSPVERPPRAGTSEHLPDMGPAAEAAASQASRIWQELEAEEEPVPEGPAPLGPWGPQDWVGPPPRGPTTADEGCLRYFVLGTVAALVALVLNVFYPLVSQSRWR; encoded by the exons ATGTCTGGCGGGGCTAGTGCTACAGGCCCAAGAAGAGGGCCCCCAGGACTGGAGGAGGCCACCAGTAAGAAGAAGCAGAAGGATCGAGCAAACCAGGAGAACAAGGATGGAGATCCTAGGAGAGGTG GGTCAGTGTCCACTGCTCGGGAGGAACAGACCAAAGACG AGTTGTTGCTTGATTGGAGGCAGAGTGCAGATGAAGTGATTGTCAAGCTGCGTGTAGGAGCGGGTCCCCTGCAGCTGGAGGAGGTGGATGCTGCTTTCACGAACACAGACTGTGTGGTGCGGCTTCCAG ATGGTCGGCAGTGGGGTGGTGTTTTCTATGCTGAGATAGAAGGTTCTAGCGCCAAAGTGCAGGCTCGTAAAGGTGGCCTCCTGCAGCTGGCACTGCCCAAGAAGGTGCCTATGCTCACATGGCCCTCTCTCCTG AAACCTCTGGGGACGCAGGAGTTGGTGCCAGGGCTGAAGTGCCAGGAGAATGGGCAGGAGTCGTCTCCCATTGCCCTGGAGCTGGGCCCTGAGCCCCGCCGGGCCAAGCAGGAGGCCCGGAACCAGAAGCGGGCCCAGGGCCGTGGTGAGGTAGGGGCGGGGACTGGCCCTGGGGCCCAGGCGGGGCCCAGTGCCAAGAGGGCTGTGCATCTCCGAAGAGGGCCAGAGGGAGAAGGGTCCAGAGATGGCCCTGGACCCCAGGGCGATGCCCCCGCCTTCCTGGCTGAGCCAGCCATCCAG GCTGAGGCTGAGGAACAGCTCCGGGTACCACCATTGAACCCCCAGACCGGCCTCCTGGGCTCAGGAGAGGAGAATCTAGCACTTTTGTCAGGAGAGAAGCCAGTGTCCCCCAGGAATGACCCAGTCTCTCCAGCCATGACCCGAAGCAGAGACCCTGAGAAAGGTGACCGTTCCAAAGAGGAGATGGCGCTGGCAGCAGATGCTGCGTCCTTGGTGGATG AGCCCGAGTCCATGGTGAGCCTACCGTTTGTCAAGAACGACTCCTATGAGAAGGGGCCTGACTCGGTGGTGGTGCACGTGTACGTGAAGGAAATCTGCAGGGACATCTCTCGAGTGCTTTTCCGCGAGCAGGACTTCACCCTGATCTTCCagaccag GGACGGGAACTTCCTGAGACTGCACCCGGGCTGCGGGCCCCATACCATCTTCCGTTGGCAGGTGAAGCTCAG GAACCTGATTGAGCCAGAGCAGTGTACCTTCTGCTTCACAGCTTCTCGCATTGACATTTGCCTCCGGAAGCGGCAGAGTCAACGCTGGGGGGGGCTGGAGGCCCCAGCTACACGAG GTGCAGTGGGTGGTGCAAAGGTTGCCGTGCCGACAGGCCCAACCCCTCTGGATTCAACCCCACCGGGAGGTGCCCCACACCCCCTGACGGTCCAGGAGGAAGCCCGGGCTGTGGAGAAGGAGAAACCGAAGACTCGATCTGAGGACACAGGCCTGGATGGTGTGGCAGCTCGTACCCCCATGGAACATGTCGCCCCAAAGCCAGAACCTCACTTGGCCTCA CCCAAGCCCACATGCATGGTGCCTCCAATGCCCCACAGCCCTGTGAGCGGAGACAgtgtggaggaagaggaagaggaagagaagaaggtgtGTCTGCCAGGCTTCACTGGCCTTGTCAATCTAGGCAACACCTGCTTCATGAATAGCGTCATTCAATCTTTGTCCAACACTCGGGAGCTCCGGGACTTCTTCCATG ACCGCTCCTTTGAGGCCGAAATCAACTATAACAACCCACTGGGGACAGGTGGGCGTCTAGCCATTGGCTTTGCCGTGCTGCTCCGGGCACTGTGGAAGGGCACCCACCATGCCTTCCAGCCTTCCAAGTTAAAG GCCATTGTGGCCAGCAAGGCCAGCCAGTTCACAGGCTTTGCGCAGCATGATGCCCAGGAGTTCATGGCTTTTCTGCTGGACGGGCTGCATGAGGACCTGAACCGCATTCAGAATAAGCCCTACACGGAGACCGTGGACTCCGATGGCCGGCCCGACGAG GTGGTGGCTGAGGAAGCATGGCAGAGACACAAGATGAGGAATGACTCTTTCATCGTGGACCTGTTCCAGGGCCAGTACAAGTCAAAGCTGGTGTGCCCCATGTGCGCCAAG GTCTCCATCACGTTTGACCCATTCCTCTACCTGCCGGTGCCCTTGCCACAGAAGCAGAAGGTTCTGCCCGTCTTCTATTTTGCCCGGGAGCCCCACAGTAAGCCCATCAAG TTCCTGGTGAGCATCAGCAAAGAGAACTCCAGCGCGAGCGAGGTGCTGGACTCCCTCTCCCAGAGTGTCCATGTGAAGCCCGAGAACCTGCGTCTGGCCGAG GTGATTAAGAATCGTTTCCATCGTGTGTTCTTGCCCTCCCACTCCCTGGACACTGTGTCCCCATCGGACACACTCCTCTGCTTTGAGCTGTTGTCCCCAGAGCTGGCTAAGGAGCGGGTGGTAGTGCTCGAGGTGCAGCAG CGCCCCCAGGTGCCCAGCATTCCCATCTCCAAGTGCGCAGCCTGCCAACGGAAGCAACAGTCCGAGGATGAGAAGCTGAAACGCTGTACTCGGTGCTACCGCGTGGGCTACTGCAACCA gctcTGCCAGAAAACCCACTGGCCTGACCACAAGGGCCTCTGCCGCCCTGAGAACATCGGTTACCCCTTCCTGGTCAGCGTACCTGCCTCACGCCTCACTTACGCTCGTCTTGCTCAGTTGCTAGAGGGCTATGCCCG GTATTCTGTGAGTGTATTCCAGCCTCCCTTCCAGCCTGGCCGCATGGCCTTGGAGTCTCAGGGCCCTGGGTGCACCTCATTGCACTCCACTAGCTCCCTGGAGGCTGGGGACAGCGAGAGGGAACCCATCTCCATTCAGCCGCCTGAGCTCCAGCCGGTGACCCCTGTGGCTGAGGGGGACACAGTGGTTCCCCGGGCATGGGCAGCCCCTGATCGGGTCCCTGCGCCCAGCACCAGTGGAATTTCTTCTGAGATTCTGGCCAGTGGGCCCATTGAAGTTGGTTCCTTGCCAGCTGGTGAGAGGGTATCCCGGCCCGAAG CTGCTGTGCCTGGGTACCAGCACCCAAGTGAATCCATGAATTCCCACACACCCCagttctttatctataaaattgaCGCGTCCAACCGGGAGCAGCGGCTGGAGGATAAAG GAGATACCCCGTTGGATCTGGGCGATGACTGCAGCCTGGCCCTTGTCTGGCGGAACAATGAGCGCCTACAGGAGTTCGTATTGGTGGCCTCCAAGGAGCTGGAGTGTGCCGAGGACCTGGGTTCTGCTGGGGAGGCTGCCCGTGCTGGCCACTTCACTCTGGACCAGTGCCTCACCCTCTTCACGCGGCCCGAAGTGCTGGCGCCCGAGGAGGCTTG GTACTGCCCGCAGTGCAAACAACACCGGGAGGCCTCCAAGCAGCTTCTGCTCTGGCGCCTGCCGAACGTGCTCATTGTGCAGCTTAAGCGCTTCTCCTTTCGCAGTTTTATTTGGCGTGACAAGATCAATGACTTGGTGGAGTTCCCTGTTCG GAACCTGGACCTGAGCAAATTCTGCATTGGTCAGAAAGAGGAGCAGTTGCCCAGCTACGACCTGTATGCTGTCATCAACCACTACGGAGGCATGATTGGTGGCCACTACACAGCCTGTGCACGCCTGCCCAATGAGCGCAGCAGCCAGCGCAGTGACGTGG GCTGGCGCTTGTTTGATGATAGCACGGTGACAACAGTAGACGAGAGCCAGGTTGTGACGCGTTACGCCTATGTCCTCTTCTACCGCCGGCGGAACTCTCCTGTGGAGAGGCCTCCCCGGGCAGGTACCTCTGAGCACCTCCCAGACATGGGCCCTGCAGCCGAGGCTGCTGCCAGCCAG GCTTCCCGGATTTGGCAGGAGCTGGAGGCGGAGGAGGAGCCGGTACCCGAGGGGCCTGCGCCCCTGGGACCCTGGGGGCCCCAAGACTGGGTGGGCCCCCCGCCACGTGGCCCTACCACAGCTGATGAGGGCTGCCTCCGGTACTTTGTTCTGGGCACCGTGGCAGCTTTGGTGGCCCTCGTGCTCAACGTGTTCTATCCTCTGGTATCCCAGAGTCGCTGGAGATGA